The Apium graveolens cultivar Ventura chromosome 11, ASM990537v1, whole genome shotgun sequence genome has a window encoding:
- the LOC141696545 gene encoding secreted RxLR effector protein 161-like yields the protein MDPNERITKDEGGIQVDSTEYKSMVGGLRYLVHTRPDIAYAVGMVSRFIEKPKVLHKYVMKCILRYVKGTLDFGRVYSKNSGNNMLVGYSHSDLVGQTDDRKSTGGMAFYLNNSLITCVSQKQRCVALSSCEAEFMAATAAACQAIWLRNLLSKITGKNVGSVILYIDNKSAIDLANNPVFHGRSKHIDIRYHFIRECVERREIIIRHVSSNLQCADIRTKALSTVKFERMRKLLGVKELEKQFSN from the coding sequence ATGGATCCAAATGAACGTATTACTAAGGATGAAGGAGGTATTCAGGTAGACTCAACGGAGTACAAGAGCATGGTTGGGGGGCTTCGTTATCTTGTTCACACACGTCCAGACATAGCATATGCGGTGGGAATGGTAAGTCGATTCATAGAGAAACCGAAGGTGCTGCACAAATATGTTATGAAATGTATACTAAGGTATGTGAAAGGAACCTTGGATTTTGGTCGGGTATATTCGAAAAACAGCGGCAACAATATGCTCGTGGGCTATTCACATAGTGATTTAGTTGGGCAAACGGACGACAGGAAAAGTACAGGGGGCATGGCCTTTTATCTGAATAATAGCTTGATCACCTGTGTGTCACAAAAGCAAAGATGTGTGGCTTTGTCCTCATGTGAGGCTGAATTTATGGCAGCCACTGCTGCTGCTTGTCAGGCCATTTGGCTGAGAAATTTGTTGAGCAAAATAACAGGAAAAAATGTTGGTTCAGTCATTCTGTATATCGATAACAAGTCTGCTATTGATCTAGCTAACAACCCGGTCTTCCATGGAAGAAGCAAGCATATAGATATACGCTATCACTTCATCCGTGAATGCGTTGAGCGTAGGGAAATTATTATCAGGCACGTGAGCTCAAATTTGCAGTGTGCAGACATTCGAACAAAGGCACTCAGTACTGTTAAGTTTGAAAGAATGAGAAAGTTGTTGGGTGTCAAAGAGCTGGAGAAACAATTTTCAAATTAA
- the LOC141696544 gene encoding uncharacterized protein LOC141696544, whose product MWGQYSKVSEMEEDKASYSIMDTFSDSVMFLYLTKTEIIVGSVDGTVQTFDIRIAWALKMKVFMKAQGVWNAVEKKEKGADKETAKEAWEAIQTMCQGAERVKKAKVQTLKSEFESMCMKDNEMLDDFYLKLNRMVTNIRALGEEIEESYVVKKLLRAVPSKFLQIVSTIEQFADLETMSVEEAIGSLKAHEERVKGQASESEGQLLLTEEEWSKRENAEGKLLLTREEWIKRNGNKRAAEGSSNQRFRGKESTRWGRDKSRIRCYNCSAYGHYTAECKKPR is encoded by the exons ATGTGGGGCCAGTATTCGAAAGTTTCAGAGATGGAGGAAGACAAAGCCTCTTACTCG ATCATGGACACATTTTCAGATAGTGTAATGTTCCTTTACTTGACAAAAACTGAAATTATTGTTGGTAGTGTTGATGGAACAGTTCAGACATTTGACATTCGTATTG CCTGGGCACTTAAGATGAAGGTGTTCATGAAGGCACAGGGGGTGTGGAATGCAGTGGAGAAGAAAGAGAAAGGAG CTGATAAGGAAACAGCAAAGGAAGCCTGGGAGGCCATTCAGACTATGTGTCAAGGTGCGGAGCGTGTGAAAAAAGCCAAGGTTCAGACGTTAAAGAGTGAATTTGAGTCGATGTGTATGAAAGACAATGAAATGCTAGATGACTTCTATTTGAAACTGAACAGAATGGTGACAAACATACGTGCACTAGGGGAAGAAATCGAGGAGAGTTATGTGGTAAAAAAGCTGCTCCGTGCGGTACCATCAAAGTTTCTGCAAATTGTTTCCACCATAGAACAATTTGCTGATCTGGAAACGATGTCTGTGGAGGAGGCCATAGGATCGTTAAAGGCTCATGAGGAGCGAGTGAAAGGGCAAGCAAGTGAGAGTGAAGGACAACTCCTACTCACAGAAGAAGAGTGGTCTAAGAGGGAAAATGCCGAAGGAAAACTATTACTAACTAGAGAGGAATGGATTAAAAGAAATGGCAATAAACGGGCAGCTGAGGGATCTTCAAACCAGAGGTTTCGAGGAAAGGAAAGCACTCGTTGGGGGCGTGATAAGAGCAGAATACGGTGTTACAATTGTAGTGCATATGGGCACTATACCGCTGAATGCAAAAAACCACGATGA